The Coffea arabica cultivar ET-39 chromosome 4e, Coffea Arabica ET-39 HiFi, whole genome shotgun sequence genome includes a window with the following:
- the LOC113741240 gene encoding protein JINGUBANG-like — translation MEFSGERTLWSFVDEEKKNINLPRRLSFGNQELDSHLASARTSCASAASFPLWPMSPETPWTRSPLHASASPNSSLLYHCIASLHRSEGKIFSIAASKGFVFTASDSRRIHAWKLPDCTEMGYIKAKAGGIRAILAHGKLLFTAHGDHKIRVWDMPPTENFQHKKITTLPRRSFLVYAKMNIHKDSISCMAYNHMENLLYTGSWDKTVKVWKIREKQCLDSFEAHEGNVTAIVINQEDGCVFTGSSDGTVKIWRRVYRESSHILTMTLKFQPSPINALALSSSPGGCFLYSGSSDGLINYWQKERMSGRFNHKGFLQGHHFAVLCLVSIGGLILSGSEDATIRIWRREDGDSFHSCLAVIDGHHGPVKCLAASLETADVLIRLLVYSASLDQTFKVWRVKVYPAENVNLEKSEAKHSQVEMECQMSPVLSPSWVERKMQGSHFE, via the coding sequence ATGGAATTCAGTGGGGAAAGAACTCTTTGGAGTTTTGTGGATGAGGAGAAAAAGAACATAAACTTGCCAAGGAGACTTTCATTTGGAAACCAGGAGCTTGATTCTCATTTGGCTTCCGCAAGAACATCTTGTGCTTCTGCCGCATCTTTCCCACTCTGGCCGATGAGCCCTGAGACCCCGTGGACCAGATCTCCGTTGCATGCATCCGCATCCCCAAACTCATCTCTTCTCTACCATTGTATAGCCTCTCTCCATCGCAGTGAAGGTAAAATCTTCTCCATAGCCGCATCAAAAGGCTTTGTCTTCACTGCGTCAGACAGCAGAAGGATCCATGCATGGAAACTTCCGGATTGCACGGAGATGGGATACATCAAGGCTAAAGCTGGGGGAATTCGAGCCATCTTGGCTCATGGGAAGCTGCTCTTCACTGCGCACGGCGACCACAAAATCCGGGTTTGGGACATGCCACCAACAGAAAACTTTCAACACAAGAAAATCACCACCTTGCCAAGAAGATCTTTCCTGGTGTATGCTAAAATGAATATCCATAAAGACTCTATATCATGTATGGCTTACAACCACATGGAAAACCTTCTGTACACAGGTTCCTGGGACAAGACAGTTAAGGTGtggaaaatcagagaaaagcaATGCCTCGATTCGTTCGAGGCTCACGAAGGTAATGTGACTGCAATTGTGATAAACCAAGAAGACGGCTGTGTTTTCACGGGTTCTTCAGATGGAACGGTGAAAATATGGCGAAGGGTTTACCGTGAAAGCTCCCACATTCTCACAATGACCCTAAAGTTTCAACCATCACCGATAAATGCCTTGGCTTTGAGCTCGTCACCTGGCGGTTGCTTCCTCTATTCTGGCTCGTCGGATGGGCTCATAAACTATTGGCAGAAGGAGAGAATGTCCGGGAGGTTCAATCATAAAGGATTTTTACAGGGTCACCATTTTGCAGTTCTTTGTTTAGTGTCGATTGGGGGCTTGATCTTGAGCGGTTCTGAGGATGCCACCATAAGGATATGGAGAAGAGAGGACGGAGATTCCTTCCATTCATGTCTTGCGGTCATTGATGGCCACCATGGGCCAGTGAAATGCTTAGCGGCTTCACTAGAAACCGCTGATGTATTGATTCGACTGTTAGTTTACAGTGCTAGCTTGGACCAAACTTTTAAGGTATGGCGAGTTAAAGTATATCCAGCTGAGAATGTGAACTTGGAAAAGTCAGAAGCAAAGCATAGCCAAGTAGAAATGGAGTGTCAAATGAGTCCAGTACTATCTCCTTCATGGGTGGAGAGGAAAATGCAGGGAAGCCACTTTGAATAG